TAGAAAGCAATGGGTTGGCTTTGAAGGATCTCCTTTTATCTTAAATGCCAGTTTCCAAGGTTCTATAAAAAATAGAGGAAAAATTGGATTGGGAGGTTCTATCCTTTCAGAAAATGTGGGAATTACAAATCGTTTAGGAATCTATATTAATTATGCCCAACATTTTAGACTTTTTAAAGATGTAAAATTAGGCCTAGGAGTTCGTCCTGGATTTATGCAGTATAGTGCCAAATTATATAAAGCAATTTTAGCGGATGAGGATGATAAAACTTTGACAGGTAACACCTACTCCGGAAGCGCTTTTGATGTAGATATGGGATTCAATGTGTATTCACCCAAATTTTTCTTCATGGCTTCTTTTAATAATATATTGAGAGATGCTATTCGTTTCGCACCTTACAATTCAAACTTAACTATGCACATCAATGTGATTGCAGGATACAATATTAAATTCCCTAAAAAGAAGTTTGAATTACAACCAAGTTTGATGTTAAAGTATTCTAAACCTGTTCCTTTGCAATTATGTGCTATGTTAAAAGCTACATATAATGACATGGTATGGGTAGGACTCTTAATGAGAACCAATGATGCTGTAGGCATATCTGCTGGTGCAAAGATTAAAGATCAGCTTTGGATCTCATATTCTTATGATTATACTTTGGGAAGATTGATTGGATACCAAACTGGTTCACATGAAATTGGATTATCCATTTTAATCAATAATAAGAAGAAATCTCTTTCTGAAAAAGATGAAGAGCTAAATAATAGTATTATGGATTCTAATAAGAAAAATATTAAATAAAAATTGACTTTGCTATGAAACATATATTCATAATTTTATCGATATTATTTGTTCTAATAGGAACAAAGTCTGCAAATGCCCAGATTGATACGGTTTTCTGGTTTTCAGCTCCTTGGTTAACGCCAGATCATACCAATCAAAAACCGATGGCATTCCATATTTCTACGTTTAATAACCCAACTACTGTTCGTATAAAACAGCCAGCAGGAACTTACGATACCACTATCGTAATCCCTCCAAATACGCTCTTCTCAAAGTATGTTAGTTTTATGATTAATCAAGTAGAAACGAAACCTGCCAATACAGTGTTAAGCACAGGTTTTAGATTCACTTCTGATTATCCTATTACAGTGGTGTATGATATCATTACAGCACCTACAACATATTATAATCCTGAAACATACTCATTGAAAGGACAGAATGGATTAGGAAAGGAATTCGTGTTACCATTCCAAACATTATGGCATAATAGACCTTCCACTGCTGATAATAATGGAGATGGTGTTATTACTCAACCTTACCAGCAATTTTCAGTTGTTGCTTCAGAAGATAATACGACGGTTTATATAACACCCAAAACGGATATTGTGGGGCACCCTGCTAACGTAACCTTTAGTGTTTTCCTACCTTTTAAAGGAAATACATGGACAGGTCAAAATATTTATCAAGAGGTTCAAAACCCAGGTCAAAATCTCGCTGGAACAATTGTAGTTTCTGATAAGCCGATATCTATAACAGTCTGTGAAGACTCAGTGCAACCTGCTGGAGGTTGTGCCGATGAATTAGGCGACCAGATTGTGCCGGTTGATGTTGTTGGAAATGAGTATATTGTAAACAGAGGCTTCTTAAATGCAGCAGTTCTTGAATCTTTCTTTGTAGTAGCAACTGAAAACTTTACATCTGTGACAATAAATGACGGAATAGTTACAAATGTGTTATTAAACAAAGGAGATACCTATCCGTATAATATACAACAACCACTGACGCATATTCAAACTGATAAGTCAGTGTATTTATACCACATGTCAGGATATGGATGTGAGTTAGGATCAGCGCTACTTCCACCTTTAAACTGTGCGGGTTCAGATCAAGTGAGTTTTGCTCGTGCAAATGGACAAAGTTTCCTTTTAAATATTCTTTGTAAAGGTGGTACGGAAGGTGCATTCCAATTAAATGGGAATCCTGCTTTAATTCCTGCTAGCGCTTTCGCTCCTGTACCTGGAACAGGTGGGGCATGGATGGGAGCTCAGATTAGTTTTACAACTGCTCAAGTACCTGTAGGAACTGCAAATACTGTTACAAACTCTATGGATAATTTCGCATTAGGTGTTATTAATGGTGGACCTTCGACAGGTTGTTTGTATCACTATTTATCTTCATTTTTACGACGTGTATATACAGACGCCGGAGAAGATACTACTTTGTGTTCCGGAATTAATTCTATCGATTTAATTGGATCTGTTAAAGGGGGAGTAACTACAGGTGAATGGTCTGTTTTAGATGGTTCTGGGACTATTGCTGATATCTCTAATCTTTCTACAACATATTCCCCAACAGTGAGTGACTTCGCTCAAGGTGAACTAACATTCGTTTTAACATCTACAGGAAACTGTACTCCTGTAACAGATACCATGAAAGTATTTTTTATACAACCACCAGAAGTTAGCACTGGAGCAGATATGACTTATTGTAGAAATAATATTGGTGCCATCCCTGTTAGTGGAACACTTAACTTTGCGATAGGTTCTACATGGTATGGTGGAAATGGTGGATCTTTTGCAAACTCAGGAAATTTATCAACTACATATACTCCTTCACCAACAGATATTGCTCAAGATAGTATAGTTCTTTATCTAGAATCTCAGGGTAGTTTATATAATTGTCCAAATGATATCGACTCAGTTGTCATTCATTTTACCGATGAACCTTCCGTTTTTGCAGGAACTGATATTTATGTTTGTTCAAGTGTAAGTCAAGTATCTCTCAATGGTTTAGTGAGTGGTGGTGCTACAACAGGAGTATGGAGTACAGGAGGATCTGGATCCTTCTCTCCTTCAGAATTTAATTTATCTACTGATTATATTATTACTGCAGCAGATACTACTTCGGGCCAAGTTAAGATATATCTGACTTCTACCAATAATGGAAATTGTATCGCAGCTATGGATAGTATTGTAATTAATATTTATAGTAAACCAGTGGTTGAAATAACTTCCCAAGATTCTATTTGTTCTAACTTACCTATCTTAAATTTAGATGGTATAGTCTCTCTAGGATTTAATGCGGTATGGTCTGTAGATGGTTTAGGTACTATTGCAGATCCAAACTCTTTAAATACTTTTTATACATTAAATCCATTAGATGCTAATAATGGATATATCACAGTATATCTTACTACTGATGCTACTGTTTGTCCGAGTGAAGTAGATTCTATTCAAGTGTACTTTATTGCCCCTCCAGTTGTAGATGCTGGTTCAGATTTAGCAATCTGTCAGAATGAACCAGTTGCCTTAAATGGTTCTATTTCTGGTCCTAATTCGGGCGGGGTGTGGAATACGTTAGGAACAGGTAGTTTTGTTCCTGGTAATAATTTCTTAAATACATATTATTATCCATCTGCATTGGATGTAGCTAATGGAAGCGTAACACTTGTGTTATCTTCTTTGGGTGATTTTGGCTGTGCACCAGATAACGACAATATGGTGATAACTTTCAAACCTATCCCAGCGGCTGATTTTAGTAATAATACTGCTTGCGAGGGGAATAATACAAGCTTCCAAGATGCATCAACTACTTCTACAGGCTCTATCACGGGTTGGGCATGGGATTTTGGTGATGGAGGCAATTCTATTATAAATAATCCACAACATGTGTATCCCGGATATGGAGATTATACAGTTACCTTGGTTGCCACTGGCTCTAATGGTTGTACAGATACGGTACAAAGACAGATTTATGTAAATCCGGCACCTGATGTAGCTTTTTCATATTCTACACCTTGTGTAAATATGCCGATTAAATTTACAGATAAATCTACAATTCCTGTAGGAAGTGTGGTTGCTTGGAACTATAGCTTTGGAAATGGAGATAATAGCTCACAGCAGAACCCAACTTACACGTATTATTCTTCTGCTGATTATGGAGTAACTTTAACTGTGACTTCAGATGTGGGATGTACGGCTTCAACAACTTATTCTATTTTCGTTAATCCTGCACCAGATGCTGAATTTACAATGGACCCAAATCCTGCTATGGCGATGGAAAGTGTTGATTTTATTGATCAATCCGTAGGTACCGGTATTTCTGGTTGGTTGTGGAATTTTGGGGATGAACAAGGTGATAATACACAGCATCCTACACATGTTTATACAGATGGAGGCACATATAATGTATTCTTAGTAGTTACTGATGCAAACGGATGTGTAGATACAGCTTTCCATGAAATGGTTATTGGTTTGATGCCTAATCTTCCTTCCGGATTCTCACCGAATGGAGATGGTGAGAATGATGTGTTTATTATTAGAGGAGGCCCTTTCAATAATGTGATTTTCCAGGTATTTAATAACTGGGGAGAATTATTATTTGAGACACATGATTCCAAAGAGGGATGGGATGGAACTTATAAGGGTCAACCAGTACCTGTAGGAGTATATACCTGGGTAATGAAAGTGGAATTATTTGGAGGAAAAATGGTTAATAAATCTGGAGACGTTACTTTACTACGATGATTAGAAAGATAAGAAATATAGTAATAGCATTAGTTTTTATCCCTGTAATTGGGGTAAAAGCGCAGGATTTCCACCTGTCTATGTATGATGCTGCACCTATTTATTTAAATCCTGCAATGACGGGTTTATTTGAAGGCTCATGGAGATTACATGCACAGTATAGAGATCAATGGAGAGCAGTGAATTTCAAACCTTATAATACTGCTTTATTAAGTTTTGATGCTTCTTACAAGAAATGGGGATTTGGAGTTCAATTTGCTAATTATAGAGCTGGTGCTGGAAATTTTAATATTTTCCAAGGCTTACTCTCAGTGGCATATAATGTTCCTCTAGGAGCTAAGAAAGCACATAATCTAGCCTTTGGAGTTCAGGGAGGTGTTACTAATAAATCTGTTCAGTATCAGTTGTTGACTTTTGATAACCAATACACTACAGCTAATGGAGGTGGTTTTGATCAGACTATGCCTAGTGGAGAAGTATTTGATGTTCAATCTAGATATACTCCAATTGTAAACTTTGGTATGTTATACTATTTCTCTAAACAAGAAAGCAGATTGAATCCATTTGTTGGAGTTTCTGCATTTAATTTAATCAATCCGAATGAATCTTTCTTTGGTGATAAAGCTAAATATCCATTTAGATTCTATGGACATGCGGGAGTTCGTATTAACATCACAGAACTATTTTATATTGTACCTAAGGTGTTAGTAATGAATCAGGATAAGTTTTTTGAACAAACGTATGCTCTTGATTTGGGTTATTATATTTCTTCATCTGATTTATACCTTTTGGGAGGACTTGTATATAGGAATGCGGATGCAATGGTATTCTCTTTAGGTTTAAAGATTAGTAATATCACTGCAAAATTTGCTTACGATGTAAATATGTCTAGGCTTACAAATACATCTTCAGGAAAAGGAGCTTACGAGATTTCATTAACGTATGTATTCTCTAAAAAGAAGAGAAAGGAATATGAAAAGATTTGTCCAAGATTATAAAAAATTGAATTCATGAATACACGATATTTATCCATACATAAATCCCTATTAATCTTAGCAGCAATTTTCTTTTCCATGTTGTCCTATGGACAATCAAAAAAAGTATGGCTGCAATATGCGGACGATTTCTTTAAGAAGGGAGATTATATTACAGCATTAAAATATTACGAGAGAATTTATAGTGATTCTTCTATTAATGAGAGTGGTGTGCTTCCTTATGAGGTGGGGACTACTAGCCAAAAATTAAAAGATAAAAAACCAAAAAATGATTCCGTAGTTAAAGTTCCTTTTAAAGACTATATCGATCACCAGATTGCAGTTTGTCACCAAAAGACTTATGATTATAAACGTGCTGCAGAACATTTTAAAGAAACAGCCAATAGCTCCTATTATCCTGCTGATCGATATGAATATGCAGACGCTTTAATGAAAATGCGAGAATATGATCAAGCTATTCAAAACTTTAAAGCGTATGCAGAAAGTCCTAACCATACAGATTCTCTTGCTATTCTAGCCGCACAACGTATAGTCGCATGTAAATATGCTTTAGATGATGAACATTACGAGAAAGAAATTATTGTGGAGATGGCTGACACCAATATCTTTAATAAAGGAACAGCATCTTTTGGGGTAATGTTTTTTGGCTCTGAAGATAGAATCATGTTCGCTTCTGCACGTGAGGATGGTGTAATTCTAGACCCAAACAAACAGGATTCTCGTTATTTGATGGACTTGTATTGGACTCAAAGGGATGATGTTGATGATCCTTGGGAGACTGCTAAGAACTTTGGTCGTCCGCTAAATGGAGCTGTAAATGATGCATCCGGTACTTATAATGGAAATAATGTAATCATTTATAATCGTTGGGAAAACGAAAACCCAAATGGTGTTTCTATGTACCTAGGGAGAATGTTAGATTTTAAATTCTTTGAATCATATAAATTAGATTCTGTGATTAATTATCCAGGATCCCAAAATATTAATCCATATGTTACCGAAGATGGAAAATGGCTTTACTTCTCAAGTAATAGACCTGGAGGTAAAGGAGGTTTTGATATTTGGAGAATTAAAATTGATGCTACAGGACTCCCAAGTGGCACTCCTGAAAACCTAGGATATCCAGTAAACACTGAATTTGATGAAAAGACTCCTTTCTATCATTCAATTGGTAATATTTTATATTTCAGTTCAACGGGGCATAATTCAATAGGAGGTTTAGATATCTTCCAAAGTAAATTTAATTTGGATGATAGTACATTCATGGCTCCAACTAATATGGGTGAACCAATTAACTCTAGCCAAGATGATGCTTATCTCATTTGGGACAAAAACATGAAACATGGTTTTTTCTCTAGTGATAGAGAACCTTGTGAAGCCGGACATTGCTATGATATTTATACGATTGAAAATGCTCCTATTCGTATATATATAGAGGGGTATGTTTATGATATGGCTACCAACGAGATTATCCCAGGCGCATCTTTGACTTTTAAGGATGTAAGAGGTACTATCCCAGATTTCACACTTACTTCTGATGCAAAAGGGTTTTATCATACGGAATTAATCCAGCAGTCTGAAATATTTATTGTGGCTAAAAAGAAAGATTATTTTGCAGATGCTACCAATATTGATACGCGAAATATTACAAAATCAACTACACTAAAGCACGATTTTTATTTGGAGCAAATTCCACAGGATGAAATTAAAATTGAAGGAATTGAGTATGATTTCGATTCTGCGAATTTACGCCCAAAATCTAAGGAAGTATTGGATAAACTGTATGAATTTATTAAGCTAAATGATAATCTAACGATTCAGATTAACTCTCATACGGATTGTAGAGGTTCTGATACCTATAACCAAAAACTCTCTCAAAGAAGAGCTCAGTCTTGTGTGGATTACCTTGTAAAAGAGAAAGGTATTGAAAAAGAAAGATTGATTGCAATTGGTTATGGTGAATCTAGACCAGCTTATAGAACAGATGAGAATGGTCGAGTTGTGTTGGATGAAAGTGGAAATAAAATTCCATTAACTGAAGCATATATCAATTCTATTCCATCTAAAGACGAACAAGAAGAATTACACCAAAGAAATCGTAGAACTGCTTTTGAGGTAATTAATCAAAAATAATAAGTAAGATAACTATACAGAACTCCTTCATAGAAAGGAGTTTTTTTTTTAAAAATTATTTAAAAATGAATATTCTTTGATGCTATAAATACTGAGAGACAAAAATTATTTGCATTTTTGTTCTACTAGAATAAATAAAATGAGAAAAATAACAATAAGCTTAATTGCTATAGGATTTCTTTATTCCTGCGGAACCACAAAAAAAGAATCATCAAATACCATAAATCCTTCTACACAAACAACTGTTCAATCTGACCAAAAAGAAGAAGTTAGAATTACAGAACGACCTTTATATCAGGCGACAAGTACAGTGTCCACAGATATTAAACATACTAAATTGGAAGTTAATTTTAATTGGGCTGAATCTCAAATGAATGGTTTGGCAACTATTACATGTTCTCCGCATTTTTATCCATCTGATAGTTTAATCCTAGATGCTAAATCTATGGAGATTAAGTCGGTTAAGTTGAATGATAAGAGCTTAAATTTCCGATATAATAAGAAAATGCTTCGTATTGGATTAGATAAAACCTATTCAAAGAACGATACATATAGTGTTGTAATTGATTATATCTCTAAGCCAGAAGAAAAAGAAGAGGGAGGCTCTGCTGCTATTTCCAGTGATAAAGGTTTATATTTCATAAATCCACGTAATGAACGTAAAGGACAAATGCCTCAAATTTGGACACAAGGTGAAACAGAATCGAATTCTGTTTGGTTTCCTACTATTGATAAACCCAATCAAAAAACTAGCTTTGAAATATTCATTACAGTTGAAAATAAGTATAAGACGCTATCTAATGGTACCTTATTATCTTCCCAAATAAATAATGACGGTACTAGAACAGATCACTGGAAACAAGACTTACCTCATGCTCCATATCTTTGTATGTTAGCAGTAGGTGAATTTTCTATAATTGAAGATTCATATACCAAAAACGACGGGTCAAAAATTCCGGTTAATTACTATGTTGAACCTGAATGGGCTCCGTATGCCAAAGATATCTTTGGTGAAACTCCTGCTATGATTAAATTCTTTTCAGATATATTGGGGGTAGAATATCAATGGGATAAATACCATCAGATTGTGGTGAGAGAATATGTTTCGGGAGCCATGGAAAATACGGGAGCAGTAGTTTTTGGTGATTTTGCCTATAAAACAAGAAGAGAATTAATTGATGAAAATGACCAGAGTACGATTGCACATGAACTTTTCCACCATTGGTTTGGAGATTTAGTTACTGCAGAAAGCTGGTCTAATCTTCCTTTGAATGAATCTTTTGCTAACTATTCGCAGTATCTATGGGATGAACACCGATATGGTGTGGATGAAGCAGATTACAATGCAGAAATAGAAGCAAATGGATATTATGCATCTGCACAGCAAGTAGGATATCATGATATGGTTTGGTTTGGATACGATAGTAGGGAAGAAATGTTCGATGGACATTCTTATAATAAAGGAGGAAGAATACTCCATATGTTACGTACCTATGTAGGTGATGAAGCATTCTTTGCTAGCTTAAAAGATTATCTAGAAACCAATAAATTTGGTGCAGCTGAAATGGATAATTTACGCTTGTCTTTTGAGAAAATTACTGGAGAAGACTTGAATTGGTTCTTTAATCAGTGGTTTTTTGCTTCCTACCACCCTGAATTAACTGTCACACCTACCGTCAATGGGAATGAGGTTACCTTAAAAGTTGAACAGAAACAAGATTTGAGTAAAGCGCCCATTTATAGGTTGCCGCTTAAAGTTGGTATATATGCAAATAATCAGAAGAAAACGTTTAATATAATAGTAGATAAGGTCAACTCTGAATTTACTTTTCCGTTTGAAGGAGAACTTCAGAATGTAGTTTTTGATGAAGATAGAGCACTTTTAGGTAAAATTAAATTTGAAAAACCGCGTGAATGGTATATACATCAATATTATCATGCACCTAAATTTATAGATAGGAAAGAGGCTGTTGTAAATGGAAGTAAACTAAAATCTGAAGATTCTTATAAGATGATAGCTGATGCCTTGAACGATAAATTCTGGGATATCCGTAGCCAAGCATTATCTCGCTTCTTAAAAATGAGTGACGAATCTGTGTCTGGGCTGTATGCAAAGATAGTGGATATGGCGCAACATGATGAGAACCCAGCTGTAAGAGCTTCTGCAATTTTAATTCTTACAAATAAATTCTATACAACTACTTCAAATAAAGAACAGATTAATTCTGTTTATGAGCACGCTATCCAGCAAGACAGCTCTTATTCTGTAGTAGCTCAGGCATTGGGTGGTATGACAAATTCCCCTGAGGGAATAAAGAAGGCATTGGAGTTATGTAAAGGACTTGAAAAAGAAAACTCCTCTTCCATGAAGGCGTCTATAGTAAACATTTATACTAGCTATGGAGATACTTCTGATATACGCTTTGTAATTAATACGTTGAAGAACGGAGAAATTACAGGATATAATTCTATTGGAGCAATTTCTGGTTTTTCTCATTTCTTTGCTGAACAAGATTTTGCTTTCCAAAATAAGAATTTCGATGTCTTTGAGGTAATTTCTAAAGATGGAGGAGCTTATTCTCGAGCAGTACTCCCATACGTTTTGATTGGCTTACAACGTAATACAGATAGCCAAATTGAATATATGGAAGGACAACTTTCTGATAAAAGCGTTAGTCAGGTAGAAAAAGATGCTATTCGTATTCATTTAGAAGAAGCGAAGAAGTTATCTACAAGAATACAGAAGCTGATAAACAAATAAGAGTTTAATTTATTTCTTTTGAAAAGGCATGGGAATATATTCCGATGCCTTTTCTATCTTTGCACCATGATTAATATAGAACGTTTAGGAGTTTTCTTACCACAAGGTTATTTGTTTAAAGATGTTAATCTTCAAATTAATATAGGTGATAAAATAGGATTGGTAGGAAAAAATGGAGCAGGAAAGTCAACTTTATTAAAACTTTTAGCAGGGAAAGAACGTCCTTCAGAAGGAAGTATCCATAAATCAAAAGATATTACGATTGGATTCTTGACCCAAGATATTGAAATAGATACTAACCAATCTGTGTTTGAATATTTGGATCATTCTAATCCTAAACTCAATAAGATTAGAACAGGAATTGATGATATTAATCACCAATTAGTTACGCGTACCGATTATGAGAGCGATTCCTATTTATCTTTACTGGACGACTTGAGTGAATTTAATCAACAATTCCAAGTACTAGATGGGTATCAATGGGAGGAGAAGATTATTACTACTCTGCAAGGATTGGGATTTCAAGATAGCGCAATTCATAAGTCCTTAAATGAATTTTCAGGAGGTTGGAAGATGAGAGCAGAGTTAGCCAAAATCTTAGTAAATAACCCGTCTGTAATTTTATTGGATGAGCCAACCAATCACTTGGATATAATCTCCATCCAGTGGCTGGAAACCTATCTTAAAAAATATGATGGAGCTGTTATTACTATCTCTCACGACCGATACTTCTTGGATAATGTGACAAAGAGAACGTTAGAAATTACAAATGGAAAAATCTTAAATTTCCCTTATCCGTATTCTATTTATAAAGAGAAACGTGCAGAAGAATTAGAAATCTTAAAGAATGCTCAAAAACAGCAAGAGAAAGAGATTAAAAGAACGGAAGAGCTAATTGATAAATTTAGAGCAAAATCGAGTAAGGCCGCTTTTGCTCAATCGCTTATAAAGAAGCTAGAGAAGACAGAACGTATTGAAATTGAGTCTGATGCAGTTGCAAAAATGAGAATTTCTTTTCCACTAAGTGTGCAACCTGGAAAGGTAGTACTCGATATGGAAGATCTAGGAAAGAGCTACGGTGATTTAACTTTATTTAAAGGAGTTAACTTGTCTGTAGGAAGAGGAGAGAAGATTGCTTTATTAGGTCCAAATGGTGTTGGTAAGTCAACCCTCTTAAAGCGTATCATGAAAGTGGAAGATGGAGAAGGAACGGTAAATTATGGACATAATGTGAACCTTACTTATTTTGCTCAAGATCAAGTAAATCAGTTAGACCCTAATAAAACTGTTTTTGATACTGTGGATGATATTGCAGAAGGAGAAATTCGTAAACAGTTGCGATCAATTTTAGGAGCGTTCTTATTTAGTGGAGAAGATAT
The DNA window shown above is from Brumimicrobium sp. and carries:
- a CDS encoding ABC-F family ATP-binding cassette domain-containing protein, whose translation is MINIERLGVFLPQGYLFKDVNLQINIGDKIGLVGKNGAGKSTLLKLLAGKERPSEGSIHKSKDITIGFLTQDIEIDTNQSVFEYLDHSNPKLNKIRTGIDDINHQLVTRTDYESDSYLSLLDDLSEFNQQFQVLDGYQWEEKIITTLQGLGFQDSAIHKSLNEFSGGWKMRAELAKILVNNPSVILLDEPTNHLDIISIQWLETYLKKYDGAVITISHDRYFLDNVTKRTLEITNGKILNFPYPYSIYKEKRAEELEILKNAQKQQEKEIKRTEELIDKFRAKSSKAAFAQSLIKKLEKTERIEIESDAVAKMRISFPLSVQPGKVVLDMEDLGKSYGDLTLFKGVNLSVGRGEKIALLGPNGVGKSTLLKRIMKVEDGEGTVNYGHNVNLTYFAQDQVNQLDPNKTVFDTVDDIAEGEIRKQLRSILGAFLFSGEDIDKKVSVLSGGEKTRLALCQLLLSPSNFLILDEPTNHLDIQSKEVLKQALQKYEGTFIVVSHDREFLEGLTNRIWDIENKHLKIHHYTVKEYLVKKMDAFEKAQKLGVSAKEIAKVATKEPEKMLSYEEEKELKRQQTQNQNAIKKIEQKIGQLEDKIAEMDKVVAELDYTDEVNSTKVLQEYETLKSDLDKAMTEWEKLMED